In Myxococcus stipitatus, the following are encoded in one genomic region:
- the deoD gene encoding purine-nucleoside phosphorylase, producing MATPHISAAPGDFADVVLMPGDPLRARYISERFLTDARGVTSVRNMFGFTGTYQGRRISVMGHGMGVPSISIYATELIKVYGAKVLVRVGSCGALRTDVKLRDVIVATGAGTDSKVNRMRLMGHDFPAVADFQLARWAMESAERRGKAVRAGSVFTSDLFYHPQQELNAVLERMGVLAIEMEVAGLYGVAAEFGARALGLLTVSDHLKTGEALSPQDRQTSFDEMIELALDVALKVPAPTP from the coding sequence ATGGCAACCCCTCATATCTCCGCCGCACCCGGCGACTTCGCCGACGTGGTGCTGATGCCCGGTGACCCCCTCCGGGCTCGTTACATCTCCGAGCGCTTCCTCACCGACGCCCGTGGCGTCACCTCGGTGCGCAACATGTTTGGTTTCACCGGCACCTATCAGGGGCGCCGCATCTCGGTGATGGGACATGGCATGGGCGTGCCCTCCATCTCCATCTACGCCACCGAGCTCATCAAGGTGTACGGCGCCAAGGTGCTCGTTCGCGTGGGGAGCTGCGGCGCGCTGCGCACGGACGTGAAGCTGCGGGATGTCATCGTGGCCACCGGCGCGGGGACCGACTCGAAGGTGAACCGGATGCGGCTGATGGGGCACGACTTCCCGGCCGTGGCGGACTTCCAGCTCGCGCGGTGGGCCATGGAGTCCGCCGAGCGCCGGGGCAAGGCCGTGCGCGCGGGCTCCGTCTTCACCTCGGACCTGTTCTACCACCCGCAGCAGGAGCTCAACGCGGTGCTCGAGCGGATGGGCGTCCTCGCCATCGAGATGGAGGTCGCTGGCCTCTACGGCGTGGCGGCCGAGTTCGGCGCCCGGGCGCTGGGCCTGCTCACCGTGTCGGACCACCTCAAGACGGGCGAGGCCCTGTCGCCGCAGGACCGGCAGACCTCGTTCGACGAGATGATTGAGCTGGCGCTCGACGTCGCGCTCAAGGTCCCCGCGCCGACGCCCTGA
- a CDS encoding TonB family protein has protein sequence MLRSRSLPLVVLLSLAVVPLALAAAGPQLQAFFSPELKSAAYQQRVYSQVAGKWTQPGKKGLPTVGRKTVVQAVIGRDGKLISADVTMESGSKSWDAAALSAVRKAAPFAPLPKDYPLSTLDAHFHVAWVSSP, from the coding sequence ATGCTCCGCTCCCGTTCGCTGCCCCTGGTGGTTCTGCTCTCGCTGGCTGTGGTTCCCCTGGCGTTGGCCGCCGCGGGGCCGCAGCTCCAGGCCTTCTTCTCGCCCGAGCTGAAGAGCGCCGCCTACCAGCAGCGCGTCTATTCGCAGGTCGCCGGCAAGTGGACGCAGCCCGGGAAGAAGGGGCTGCCCACCGTGGGGCGCAAGACGGTGGTCCAGGCGGTGATTGGCCGCGACGGCAAGCTCATCTCGGCGGACGTCACCATGGAGTCTGGCTCCAAGAGCTGGGACGCGGCGGCGCTGTCGGCCGTGCGGAAGGCCGCGCCCTTCGCGCCGCTGCCCAAGGACTATCCCCTCTCCACGTTGGACGCGCACTTTCACGTCGCGTGGGTGTCCTCGCCCTGA
- a CDS encoding abortive infection system antitoxin AbiGi family protein translates to MSDFVVHFTKPGPPFRDAYQNMMNILGTRTLIPGAQGFGLARKEPQVAERHRAVCFSEIPLDQLGRLVHRRSLYGIGFSKSFILSQGGGPVWYVQYASAAHLALKHQVDEALAAPDSKGHPLWSMTPFVDIQGESHNAPYQYRFDWEREWRVPGMLRFTEYDVAVLFLPEEMHPTARGFFEWAVREKAGPGYFCPCLDPLWSASQIARALEKHAEDSVRLKAG, encoded by the coding sequence ATGTCTGACTTCGTGGTGCACTTCACGAAGCCCGGGCCGCCGTTTCGCGACGCCTACCAGAACATGATGAACATCCTGGGCACGCGGACGCTCATCCCTGGTGCCCAGGGGTTCGGCCTCGCGCGCAAGGAGCCCCAGGTCGCCGAGCGCCACCGCGCGGTCTGCTTCAGCGAGATTCCGCTCGACCAACTCGGAAGGCTGGTCCATCGCCGCAGCCTCTACGGCATCGGCTTCAGCAAGAGCTTCATCCTCTCCCAAGGCGGCGGCCCCGTCTGGTACGTCCAATACGCCTCCGCCGCGCACCTCGCGCTCAAGCATCAGGTGGATGAGGCCCTGGCGGCCCCCGATTCCAAAGGCCACCCGCTCTGGTCCATGACGCCCTTCGTGGACATCCAGGGTGAGAGCCACAACGCGCCCTACCAGTACCGCTTCGACTGGGAGCGGGAGTGGCGCGTGCCGGGCATGCTGCGCTTCACGGAGTACGACGTGGCGGTGCTCTTCCTGCCCGAGGAGATGCATCCGACGGCCCGCGGCTTCTTCGAGTGGGCCGTGCGCGAGAAGGCGGGCCCGGGCTACTTCTGCCCGTGCCTGGACCCGCTGTGGTCCGCCTCGCAGATTGCGCGCGCGCTGGAGAAACACGCCGAGGACTCCGTGCGGCTCAAGGCGGGATGA
- a CDS encoding CotH kinase family protein — MDSGGCTVAWRSLSRGVLACVVALTLACGGGSPPTEVPPPVDPQVEPPDSGTKQPQETPDSGTQQPQETPDAGPRCGPTAGDTRWLTEGQSLTATVTCSTGSTPTGARFTVDNPPPGATFDTATATLRWTPARDQAAVWNLVLREQGSGETGTLKVGVAENDGAPGNVRIVDPVVYTEEYGLPVFHITYPVPPGLTGGGDRPAQLTYRGRKYSIQAKYRGATSGAFPKRSLTLEFPDEDLFNEPVFGDGFLKRKRVALISTFNDNSYIRTRLAFDLWNRMSPDHIRIPVFSAVVYANNRFLGLFTAADLPHKRVMAQSGMNKDSDLFKAVEKEANFSRLRRDGQPKESLREGFEKKVGEPPMGQPHAWDNLEAFVAFVADSTDATFRAEFPRRANVLDYQDWWIFNTLILGTDSGGKNAYHAYDPGTKGPWRFIPWDLDASLGQNFDTTRTGPTTRLNFASQNRIFERLLEDPSFANPMRERYQALLRNELKLENVLALIDRYEKETSAVAKRDWARWQLEYRAFGEPGSIGEGNFPNWYKRADFNTYEQELEYVRQWVRTRWPALQSQLP; from the coding sequence ATGGACTCGGGGGGTTGCACGGTGGCCTGGAGGAGCTTGTCGCGGGGCGTGCTGGCATGTGTCGTGGCGCTGACGCTGGCGTGTGGTGGAGGAAGCCCCCCCACGGAGGTCCCGCCGCCCGTCGACCCTCAAGTGGAGCCACCCGACTCGGGCACGAAGCAGCCGCAGGAGACGCCCGACTCGGGCACGCAGCAGCCGCAGGAGACACCCGACGCCGGGCCCCGCTGCGGCCCCACCGCGGGAGACACCCGCTGGCTCACCGAGGGCCAATCCCTCACCGCCACCGTGACGTGCTCCACCGGAAGCACTCCCACAGGCGCGCGCTTCACCGTGGACAACCCGCCGCCCGGCGCCACCTTCGACACGGCCACGGCCACGCTGCGTTGGACTCCCGCCAGGGACCAGGCCGCGGTGTGGAACCTGGTCCTGCGTGAACAGGGCAGCGGCGAGACGGGCACCCTCAAGGTGGGCGTGGCGGAGAACGACGGCGCCCCAGGCAACGTGCGCATCGTCGACCCGGTGGTCTACACCGAGGAGTACGGCCTCCCCGTCTTCCACATCACCTATCCCGTCCCTCCGGGCCTCACGGGCGGTGGCGACAGGCCCGCGCAGCTCACCTACCGGGGACGCAAGTACTCCATCCAGGCCAAGTACCGGGGCGCCACCTCCGGCGCCTTCCCCAAGCGCAGCCTCACGCTGGAGTTCCCGGACGAGGACCTCTTCAACGAGCCCGTCTTCGGCGACGGCTTCCTGAAGCGCAAGCGCGTGGCGCTCATCTCCACGTTCAACGACAACTCATACATCCGCACGCGGCTCGCCTTCGACCTGTGGAACCGCATGTCGCCCGACCACATCCGCATCCCCGTCTTCAGCGCCGTCGTCTACGCCAACAACCGCTTCCTCGGCCTCTTCACGGCGGCGGACCTGCCCCACAAGAGGGTCATGGCCCAGAGCGGGATGAACAAGGACTCGGACCTCTTCAAGGCGGTGGAGAAGGAGGCCAACTTCTCCCGCCTGCGCCGGGACGGACAGCCCAAGGAGTCCCTGCGCGAGGGCTTCGAGAAGAAGGTGGGCGAGCCGCCCATGGGGCAGCCTCACGCCTGGGACAACCTGGAGGCCTTCGTCGCCTTCGTCGCGGACTCCACCGACGCGACCTTCCGCGCGGAGTTCCCCAGGCGCGCCAACGTGCTCGACTACCAGGACTGGTGGATCTTCAACACGCTCATCCTGGGAACGGACTCCGGAGGCAAGAACGCCTACCACGCCTATGACCCGGGCACGAAAGGCCCCTGGCGCTTCATCCCCTGGGATTTGGATGCGAGCCTGGGCCAGAACTTCGACACCACGCGCACCGGGCCCACCACGCGGCTGAACTTCGCCTCGCAGAACCGCATCTTCGAGCGGCTGCTGGAGGACCCCTCCTTCGCCAATCCCATGCGCGAGCGCTACCAGGCGCTGCTGCGAAACGAGCTGAAGCTGGAGAACGTGCTCGCGCTCATCGACCGCTACGAGAAGGAGACCTCGGCCGTGGCGAAGCGGGACTGGGCGCGGTGGCAATTGGAGTACCGCGCGTTCGGCGAGCCCGGGAGCATCGGCGAGGGCAACTTCCCCAACTGGTACAAACGCGCGGACTTCAACACCTACGAGCAGGAACTGGAGTACGTGCGCCAGTGGGTGCGCACCCGCTGGCCCGCGCTCCAGTCCCAGCTCCCCTGA
- the asnS gene encoding asparagine--tRNA ligase: protein MQVVSVKQVLAGAVEAGTKVEVRGWVRTRRDSKAGISFVNVSDGSVFDPVQVVAPNSLPNYEKEILHLTAGCSVVCRGTLVKSQGKGQAYEVQADEVQVLGFVDDPDTYPIQPKQHTLEFLRDVAHLRVRTNTFSAVTRVRHRAANAIHNFFDQEGFFWVNTPIITASDAEGAGQMFRVSTLDAVNPPRTPEGKIDWHKDFFGKEAYLTVSGQLNVEAYCLAMSKVYTFGPTFRAENSNTTRHLAEFWMIEPEIAFADLNADADLAERFLKHVFKAVLEDCGPDFKFFEERVQKGVTERLEKFIQSSFERIDYTEAIEILKRAKKKFEYAPEWGKDLQTEHERYLAEEHVGRPVVVMNYPEAIKAFYMRINEDGKTVAAMDVLAPGIGEIIGGSQREERLDVLDARMKRFGLDPAHYQWYRDLRRYGTVPHAGFGLGFERLIVYMCGLQNIRDAIPYPRVPGSAQF, encoded by the coding sequence ATGCAGGTCGTCAGTGTGAAGCAGGTCCTCGCCGGCGCGGTGGAGGCTGGGACGAAGGTGGAGGTCCGTGGCTGGGTGCGCACCCGGCGCGACTCGAAGGCGGGCATCAGCTTCGTCAATGTGAGCGATGGCTCGGTGTTCGACCCCGTGCAGGTGGTCGCCCCCAATTCGCTGCCCAACTACGAGAAGGAAATCCTCCACCTCACCGCGGGCTGCTCCGTCGTCTGCCGCGGCACGCTGGTGAAGTCCCAGGGCAAGGGGCAGGCCTACGAGGTCCAGGCCGACGAGGTCCAGGTGCTGGGCTTCGTGGACGACCCGGACACCTACCCCATCCAGCCCAAGCAGCACACGCTGGAGTTCCTGCGCGACGTGGCGCACCTGCGCGTGCGCACCAACACGTTCAGCGCCGTGACGCGTGTGCGTCACCGGGCGGCCAACGCCATCCACAACTTCTTCGACCAGGAGGGCTTCTTCTGGGTCAACACGCCCATCATCACCGCCAGCGACGCGGAGGGCGCGGGGCAGATGTTCCGCGTCTCCACGCTGGACGCCGTCAACCCGCCGCGCACGCCGGAAGGGAAGATTGACTGGCACAAGGATTTCTTCGGCAAGGAGGCGTACCTCACCGTCTCCGGCCAGCTCAACGTGGAGGCGTACTGCCTGGCCATGTCGAAGGTCTACACCTTCGGCCCCACGTTCCGCGCGGAGAACTCCAACACCACGCGCCACCTGGCCGAGTTCTGGATGATCGAGCCGGAGATTGCCTTCGCGGACCTGAACGCGGACGCGGACCTGGCCGAGCGCTTCCTCAAGCACGTCTTCAAGGCGGTGCTGGAGGACTGCGGTCCGGACTTCAAGTTCTTCGAGGAGCGCGTGCAGAAGGGCGTCACGGAGCGGCTGGAGAAGTTCATCCAGTCGAGCTTCGAGCGCATCGACTACACGGAGGCGATTGAAATCCTGAAGCGGGCGAAGAAGAAGTTCGAGTACGCGCCCGAGTGGGGCAAGGACCTGCAGACGGAGCACGAGCGCTACCTGGCCGAGGAGCACGTGGGCCGGCCCGTCGTCGTGATGAACTACCCGGAGGCCATCAAGGCCTTCTACATGCGCATCAACGAGGACGGAAAGACGGTCGCGGCCATGGACGTGCTGGCCCCGGGCATCGGTGAAATCATCGGCGGCAGCCAGCGCGAGGAGCGCCTGGATGTGCTGGACGCGCGCATGAAGCGCTTCGGCTTGGACCCGGCCCACTACCAGTGGTACCGGGATTTGCGCCGCTACGGCACGGTGCCGCACGCGGGCTTCGGGCTCGGCTTCGAGCGGCTCATCGTCTACATGTGCGGCCTGCAGAACATCCGCGACGCGATTCCCTATCCGCGCGTCCCGGGCTCGGCGCAGTTCTAG
- a CDS encoding kinetoplast-associated protein produces MASRKSASRKSTPRNRSSESTKAAFEDLARKARNKPVVPAKEQEARDSHAKNVLADVSTLSAESAVKKVTEAGLTINKTLAGINEQVIALVEEMKQLDEAIHLKTEELSELHGRDVAASAVDVLVAEYDKRKAELQEEMTGLQKDIVDTRAKAAADLAAEKESAQVARQRAEEQYAYDVQIQRKKEQDAFAEGLRVQAATERDRKEKLEKEWATREEALKLREKELEDLRKQVADFPATLKKEADTAAAIVGNRVKSDWELKLTLATKDAETAQRVASMEIGSLKDTNTKQAQAIQTLQTELAEAKRQVQAIAEKALESASGARALAEVQGVIASREFSKAK; encoded by the coding sequence ATGGCTTCGCGCAAGTCCGCTTCCCGCAAGTCCACCCCCCGCAACCGTTCCTCGGAGTCCACCAAGGCCGCCTTCGAGGACCTGGCGCGCAAGGCGCGCAACAAGCCCGTGGTCCCGGCCAAGGAGCAGGAGGCGCGCGACAGCCACGCCAAGAACGTGCTCGCGGACGTCTCCACCCTGTCCGCCGAGTCCGCCGTGAAGAAGGTCACGGAAGCGGGCCTCACCATCAACAAGACGCTGGCCGGCATCAACGAGCAGGTCATCGCGCTGGTGGAGGAGATGAAGCAGTTGGACGAGGCCATCCACCTCAAGACGGAGGAGCTGTCGGAGCTGCATGGCCGGGACGTGGCGGCCAGCGCCGTGGACGTGCTCGTCGCGGAGTACGACAAGCGCAAGGCGGAGCTCCAGGAGGAGATGACGGGATTGCAGAAGGACATCGTCGACACGCGCGCCAAGGCGGCGGCGGACCTGGCCGCGGAGAAGGAGTCCGCGCAGGTGGCGCGGCAGCGGGCCGAGGAGCAGTACGCGTATGACGTGCAGATTCAACGCAAGAAGGAGCAGGACGCGTTCGCCGAGGGGCTGCGCGTGCAGGCCGCCACCGAGCGGGACCGCAAGGAGAAGCTGGAGAAGGAGTGGGCCACGCGAGAGGAGGCCCTGAAGCTGCGGGAGAAGGAGCTGGAGGACCTGCGCAAGCAGGTGGCCGACTTCCCCGCCACGCTGAAGAAGGAGGCCGACACGGCCGCCGCCATCGTGGGCAACCGCGTGAAGTCGGACTGGGAGCTGAAGCTCACCCTCGCCACGAAGGACGCGGAGACGGCGCAGCGCGTGGCCAGCATGGAGATTGGCTCGCTCAAGGACACGAACACCAAGCAGGCCCAGGCCATCCAGACGCTCCAGACGGAGCTCGCCGAGGCCAAGCGTCAGGTGCAGGCCATCGCGGAGAAGGCCCTCGAGTCCGCCTCGGGTGCTCGGGCGCTCGCGGAGGTCCAGGGCGTCATCGCCAGCCGCGAGTTCAGCAAGGCGAAGTAA